AAAGCGAGCGATGAACTCTTCTTCTTTCGCGAGCATGTCTTCTTGGCGTTTCGCGGCCGCAATCAACTGCTCAAGGCGAATCGCCTTTTCTTTTTCATAGAAATCGTAATTGCCACCGTAAGTCGTGATAGTTTTATTGGCAACTTCGACAACTTTGCTGACAAGTCTATTCATGAAATCGCGATCATGCGAAGTCATCATCAACGCGCCTTTAAAATTCGTCAGCCACTCTTCAAGCCAAATGATGGATTCCATGTCCAAGTGATTCGTCGGCTCATCCATCAGCAAGACATCTGGGTTCAAAGCCAGGATCTTTGCCAAAGCAATACGCATTTTCCAACCACCCGAGAAGCTCTCGGTCGGACGGTGATAGTCCTCAGGTCCAATCCCAAGGCCCGTCAGGATCTCAGCCGCTCGCGTATCGAGGTCATAACCTCCTAAACGCTCATACTCGGCCTGAACTTCGCCATAGTTTTCGAGTAATTTTGCCATGGCATCGTCATCAATCGGATTCACTGCTGAATCTTCGAGCTGACGCTCATACTCTTTGAGTTTAGCGCCCAACTCAGGGAGCTTCCCGGCAGCGGATTTAACCTCTTCCAAGGCGCTACGGCCGCGCATATCCTCGATGTTCTGAGAGAAATAACCAATCACGGTTCTATCGGACTTAGAAACCATGCCCTCATAGCCCTCTTCGCCTGTAATCACGCGGAAAATCGTGGTTTTACCGGCTCCGTTAGGGCCTACGAGACCGATTTTCTCTCCGTCGTTGATCTGGAAAGAGGCATTTTTATAGAGGATCTTACTACCGTATTGTTTAGTGATATTTGAGAGATGGATCATGGACCACAAGGTACGGGTTTTCCCGTCTATTTGCAAGACAGCCGCTGAATAAAATACAGCTTTCATTATTTTAAGGCGGAGAGCCTGAAAATAGTCTAAATTGCTGTTTTCTTTTCGAAAGGTCCCCATGCAATCTGAGTCTTCACCCGATAATTCTACTTCTACTCCTGTTGAATCCACGCCAAATTCTTTTGAAGCTTTTGGTCTCAGCTCTGACCTGATGAAGGCTATGAATGAGATGGGGTTCACTTCGGCGACTCCTATCCAGGAAAAGGCGATCCCGATGCTTTTGGGCGAAGCTCAAGACATGATCGGTTTGGCTTCTACGGGCACTGGTAAAACAGCGGCTTTCGGTATTCCTTTGATTGAAAAAATCGACGCGAGCTTGAAATCGACTCAAGGCCTTGTCTTGAGCCCGACTCGTGAGTTGGCTCTCCAAGTTGCGGATCAATTGCAAAAATTGGGTAAGTATAAAGGCGTTCGCGTTGTGACTATTTACGGTGGCTCTAGCTATCGCACTCAGATGGAGGGCGTGAAACGTGGCGCTCACATCGTGGTTGCAACTCCAGGTCGCCTTGTTGATTTCTTGGAACAAAAAGTTGTTCAACTCACCAACGTCCAAACTCTTGTTTTGGATGAAGCCGATGAGATGATCAGCATGGGTTTCAAAGATGACCTCGAGTTCATCTTAAAACACACGCACAACGAAAACGCAGCGGCTTCCGGCCGTGCTGCCTGCAAGACTTGGCTCTTCTCTGCAACTATGAGCCGCGATATCCGCCGTGTTGCTGATGCTTACCTTGAAAATCCTGAAACGATTGAGATCGCGAAATCCCAAGGGATGTCTGATCTCGTGAAGCAGCTTTACTACACAGTTAAGGACGAACACAAAAACGAGGTGATCAGTCGCTTGCTGCAAATGTACGACGATTTCCACGGCATCATCTTCTGCCAAACTAAAATGGAAGTGATCGAGCTTGAAGCAAAACTTCAACAACGTGGTTATGCCGTCGCTTCTTTGCACGGTGATAAACAACAACGTGAGCGTGAAATCACTCTTAAGAAATTCCGTTCTGGGGAAGCCAAAGTGTTGGTTGCGACTGACGTTGCAGCTCGTGGTTTGGACGTAAAAGATCTTACTCACGTTATCAATCACTCGTTGCCATGGGATGTGGAATCTTACGTTCACCGCATCGGTCGTACAGGCCGTAACGGTAAAGAAGGGATCGCGATCAGCTTGATCAACCCACGCCAAGTAAGCTCTCTCCGCCGTTTGCAAAACGTGACGAAGAAGACTTTGGAAAAGGGCAAGATCCCGACTGCAGACGAAGTAGCACTCACTCGCTTGCAGAAATTCATGGGTCAGTTGACGGGCGTGCCGACTGAAGGCCGCAAGTATCAATTGGCTTTGGAAATGTTTAAAGAATTAGTTCAGAAAGATGAAACGGGTTTGATGACTTTGGCTTCGCCGGAGTTATTGGCTCGTGTAATCACAGCTTTGCATCCTGAGATCTTGGCTGAAAAAGACTACGACCTCGACTTCATGAAAGGCGGCCTCGAACAACGTGGCGGCGGCCGTCGTGACGATCGCGGTGACCGTGGTGGCCGCACTTTGAGCGGTGGCTACCGTAACGATTCACGTGGTGGCGGCTATTCTCGCCGTGACCGCGATGACCGTGGTGGCGACGATCGTCCACGCACAAGCGGCTTCGGCCGTCGTGACCGTGGCGGCGATCGCGAAGAGCGCAGCGAGCGCACTGAGCGCAGAGAAAGCTTCGCTCCACGTGCTGAGCGTGGCGAACGTTCTGAGTCTCGCGATCGTGGTGGCTACATCCCGCGTTCTGAGCGCAAAGATGGGTCTTCGTACATCCCTCGCGGCGACCGCAAAGAGCGCGGTGGTTCTGATGACTCTTACCCACGTCGTGACCGTGGCCCTCGTTTTGACGGCTTCGATTTCGGCGACGGTGGTTCTGAAGGCGGCCGCAAAGAAAAGAAATCTTTCGGTGATCGCAAAGAGCGTAGCGGCGGTAGCGACCGTCCAAAGCGCGCTGACCACCCAGGCGTAAAACGCCACAAGAGTGGTGGCTTCAAACGCCGCCCTGCCAGCGACAACGCTTAGTCACGGATAAAAATGAAAACCACCAAAAGGCCTCGGGAATTCCCGGGGCCTTTTGTTTTTCCGGGGGCTCGCGGACGTGTGGCGTGACTTAATTGGCGGCGACTCCCGCCCGGCGTCCGTCCTTTCGGCATTTAGTACAAGCTTTCTTTCAAAGCCCCAATAAGAATCAAAGTACGACACTTCGGCAGATGAAGAGATTTATCTCATCCCTCTCCTAAAATATTTAAACCCGTCCCCTTATGCTTAGCCTGGCCGACCACGATGGTCGGACAACCCCGTTCTCATGGATGGATGGCCGACGTGCGATCCTCGACTGGGCGTGTACGCTAAGTACTAGCGTGTGAGAAAGGAAACTATCTCCCCTCTGATTATGGTCAACTTATAGGTTTACCATATTCAGAGCGTAAGCCTGACAATAGATATATCTCTTTATTCCGTGACATCTGCACATGTTTTTCTTTTGAGCTCTCAGTCTTTTTCTTTGAGTTACTTGCGTTCTTCTTTGGTCTTTGAAACCCTCGAGCTTCCATATCGTTAAGTTCATGGTAGTTAAGTACGTTTTTAAAATCTCTTCCCCAGGATAAAATCCTGGTAAAGGGGCGAAGGTCAAAAAGACCTTTTAAGTTCTTTCCTTTAAGCTTTGAGAGCAAGCTCACAAGAAGAGAAGTAAGCGTTCTAATAAATGCTAAATAGGCTTTCTTTGATGGGAGTAGCATCACCATATGAATATGAGACCAGTTTAGAGAAAACTTATAAAGCTTAATGCCGTATTTGTTTGCTTGAGAGTTTATAAGAGATTCAATCTTTCGAGAATCAGGAACAAAACAATGACTGCCTGTGCTTTTTAGAATTAAGTGAGTTGGATTTTTAAATGAAAGTGGACGCGCGGTTTTTCTTTTGCCAGTTAAAAGGCTTCCACCAAATTCTTTTTTGTAGTTATGAATGAAATCAAACCCTGTCTGTCTCATCTCTCACTCCAATTAAACTTAACTATTCTTTTAAGGTGAGAAACTTATAACACGAGTTTTGAGAGTGAATTTCTAAGAGCAAACCTAACGCGAATCATATCACTCATTAAAGAGCGTAATCCCTTCGCCCCGAAGAGATTTCTTACTAAAATCAAAATCCAAACCCCCACGCAAAATCTCCCCGCACAAGCGAAGCCAAGCACGCGAAAACCACGTCAATACTATTTTATATAATTCGTATCCCGGACATTGGAAGAAAAGGCGTTTGGGGATGGTTGCTCTACCTCTGCTTGCGATAGAATCATCGGCGCGCGGAATATTGGAAGGCGGTGCTGTTCGAAAGAAGGCGCCTGCGAACTTCAGGGGAGTCGCAGACTTCGGCTGTAAATGGTTTTTCTTACCTAGGCCAGGCCAGACCAGGCTCGGTGTCAGTGTTGAGTCACCGTCGTGCTCTCCTGGATTTCGGGAGTTTGCTGTTGCGATTGCATATGCGGCCGGCCCTCGCCTTCTCGGGATTTGAACATGGCTTGTGCGTAGACTAAGCCTTGACCGTA
The sequence above is drawn from the Bdellovibrionales bacterium genome and encodes:
- a CDS encoding ABC-F family ATP-binding cassette domain-containing protein, with the protein product MIHLSNITKQYGSKILYKNASFQINDGEKIGLVGPNGAGKTTIFRVITGEEGYEGMVSKSDRTVIGYFSQNIEDMRGRSALEEVKSAAGKLPELGAKLKEYERQLEDSAVNPIDDDAMAKLLENYGEVQAEYERLGGYDLDTRAAEILTGLGIGPEDYHRPTESFSGGWKMRIALAKILALNPDVLLMDEPTNHLDMESIIWLEEWLTNFKGALMMTSHDRDFMNRLVSKVVEVANKTITTYGGNYDFYEKEKAIRLEQLIAAAKRQEDMLAKEEEFIARFAARASHAAQVQSRVKKLEKIDRIEIPAEEKAIKFEWAEPPRGGDEVVKFENLTKIYKRDDGKEKLVFENASALVKRLDRVAVVGVNGAGKSTLLKIITGQTDLTSGVCNLGASISMGYFSQNSLDVLDPNATIIEEVHSRIPNSTVGFVRNLLGAFKFSGEEADKKISVLSGGEKSRVVLATILAKPVNFLVLDEPTNHLDIVSREVLLEAIKTFPGTVMIVSHDRHFLREITTRVFEVDKSHLTTYDGTWDYYLSQKKH
- a CDS encoding DEAD/DEAH box helicase, which gives rise to MQSESSPDNSTSTPVESTPNSFEAFGLSSDLMKAMNEMGFTSATPIQEKAIPMLLGEAQDMIGLASTGTGKTAAFGIPLIEKIDASLKSTQGLVLSPTRELALQVADQLQKLGKYKGVRVVTIYGGSSYRTQMEGVKRGAHIVVATPGRLVDFLEQKVVQLTNVQTLVLDEADEMISMGFKDDLEFILKHTHNENAAASGRAACKTWLFSATMSRDIRRVADAYLENPETIEIAKSQGMSDLVKQLYYTVKDEHKNEVISRLLQMYDDFHGIIFCQTKMEVIELEAKLQQRGYAVASLHGDKQQREREITLKKFRSGEAKVLVATDVAARGLDVKDLTHVINHSLPWDVESYVHRIGRTGRNGKEGIAISLINPRQVSSLRRLQNVTKKTLEKGKIPTADEVALTRLQKFMGQLTGVPTEGRKYQLALEMFKELVQKDETGLMTLASPELLARVITALHPEILAEKDYDLDFMKGGLEQRGGGRRDDRGDRGGRTLSGGYRNDSRGGGYSRRDRDDRGGDDRPRTSGFGRRDRGGDREERSERTERRESFAPRAERGERSESRDRGGYIPRSERKDGSSYIPRGDRKERGGSDDSYPRRDRGPRFDGFDFGDGGSEGGRKEKKSFGDRKERSGGSDRPKRADHPGVKRHKSGGFKRRPASDNA